A region of the Culex quinquefasciatus strain JHB chromosome 1, VPISU_Cqui_1.0_pri_paternal, whole genome shotgun sequence genome:
tacccctgactcaaggcggttctaaaaacacccaaaaagctaaaattgaaaatttggtttataggaccttttcaaaaaaaaactccagatttaaacTGATGGAGTTATTTTTCAAGCAACTGTGgactttttttgaataataaagcATATTGATTCTATGCAAAACAAACTAATCCAATGTCATTCTAATTGATAATCGGTTTTATATTATATTCGAGCATTCTTACATAATAATTTGACAAAACTGGAAGATGAATTTGTtcaatttatgtttaaaagcaCCATTTGCTCCATGAACAGTCTTTTCCGTTCCAAACATAAAAGCATGATCACAATCTCATGCTGGTGTTTGATGATAGGACACTTTAAGATGAACTTTATTTGATTTGTTCTTCGACTTGTGAGACGGCCtaaaaagtcaaataatttcatcataaaattggTTTTAACAAAAGTTTATTTATTCACAGACCTGTACAAACAGTAGTGCTGTACTATGAACACCAAATCGAACAATATTGAGAACACTCCCAACCCAAATTTGACCGGATCTCCCAGAATGGATTGCCAGTCGTCTGAAATTAAGGAGAATAAGACAATATACTTGGAATTACGTAATTTATGCTCACCAAAATTCCACGCATTGATCACCATTTGCAGGATTCCAAACAATCCCCCAGCAATATCCAGCAGTCGATTCAAGATCGCAAAGCCTTCCGTACTCTGCCGTTTGTAGTTCATGTACGCCTGCGGGAAGTACTTGACCAGGGTCGTCGACAGCTTAATGTAACTCAGCACGTACAGAAAGTCCAGCCAGTGGTACGACCAGAACCACACCGAACAGGCCGCCCCAATGATGATGTGGAAGTACAGGATGATGATGGCTTTGGCGGTTTTGGAGATCGAGTTGCCGCCGTTTTCGTACACGTAACACTGCAGGATAGTGAACCCGGTGGCGAAGCACGCGTGAACCGCGAATCCCACGTCGTTACCGATCACCGGGTTGAGCCCGTACGGGTGTCGTTTGAAGTACTCTTGCTGGATGGAAGATGGTTTGTTTGGTCAActtaaaacattgaaatgaaGTAAGTAAGCCAAACCTCGATCGCACTGTTCCAGTACATGAAGGAGTTGAAGATCGCATAGCTGACATGTCCGATGATGTTGATGTGCAGGAAATCGAAACTAAGCCCAACCACATTCTGTCTCTTGTAGTTCAAGTAAATCTGCGGGTAGTATCCGGAAGACCAGCAAGCCGTATACGTCCAACCGATAATTAAGGAGATGATGATCAGCGGTTGACTCAACGCGACTTTCAACCGTACAAACAGCCTTTGGTCATCCACGAAGCGCTCCGGTTCTACCGATGCCTTCACGATGAATCTTCCAGGACGACGTCCTATCGCTTGGAATGTCGTTAAGTTATTGTGAAACTCATCTTTATAGAACCGACAAATCGGAGGTTCAATTTGCACAAACGCGTTCTCACTATCGCTGAACTGGACGGAAAAGTTCTTGGTGTATGAATATCCACTGAAAATACAAATTCATCTACTAAAAGCGCACAAAATACCGAGCAAGCTTAACATTACTCAATCCAAAGCGTCAAATTAATCGCTTCTCCAAAAGTGGTGGTTACATCCTGAGGATCAAACCACAATCGCAGCTGATCGTTGACaaattttaaactgaaattgAACGCACTTGGAATGAGCAAAACCAGCAGCAAAACAATTGCACTAGAGGCCATTTGTGAATGGTTTGTGCGCTGAAAGCTGCTAGAGGACAACTACTGCTGACTGACACAAACGGTAGCAGCATCCTCAGCTGATTGCATTAGATGCCCTACCCCGGGTAATCAATCTGCAAACACAGATATTGTACTGCGAGGTGAAAGATAAGCGAGCTTATTTGTGAAGAAATACTATTCGGTACACTCAGCTCGCCTCTTTTCACTGAGATATAGTGGATTTGGACGTTTGAAATAGGAATAAATAGATTTGTTTCTTTATTTGATGAATAAATTCGTATATTGGAAAGAAGAAGCTAACGGTCTTCATGGACTCTACagccatcccacatattcggaacacccacaaattcggaacacttttgtgataatttgtcaacagcatgccaaatgcagcttttttctcgaccctactatttttaggacctttatttgagCATTTTCTTCCTATTTCACTGGTAAAAAAAGTACTCTTTGaaaaaacctcatttcaagactattttatcctgagCAGCCTCCTAATTGCCTGTTTTaagattgtgggatgttatttattgtgcctcccacaattgtgaaacacctgaatttaactgatattttcacaaaaaaaagttatcagaccattcataaaacatcactaagcttgagtttcactggttgcagtgtgtgaagtcattattttgttacaaatatgcaCTCctggaaaaatggaaaaatccaaaatttgtttacatccgtaagaaaaagtgttccgaatatgtggatttcaaggatcaaagtttttcttcaaaaacttgatata
Encoded here:
- the LOC119765526 gene encoding cystinosin homolog isoform X2; translated protein: MYFTVTVNTGYSYTKNFSVQFSDSENAFVQIEPPICRFYKDEFHNNLTTFQAIGRRPGRFIVKASVEPERFVDDQRLFVRLKVALSQPLIIISLIIGWTYTACWSSGYYPQIYLNYKRQNVVGLSFDFLHINIIGHVSYAIFNSFMYWNSAIEQEYFKRHPYGLNPVIGNDVGFAVHACFATGFTILQCYVYENGGNSISKTAKAIIILYFHIIIGAACSVWFWSYHWLDFLYVLSYIKLSTTLVKYFPQAYMNYKRQSTEGFAILNRLLDIAGGLFGILQMVINAWNFDDWQSILGDPVKFGLGVFSILFDLVFIVQHYCLYRPSHKSKNKSNKVHLKVSYHQTPA
- the LOC119765526 gene encoding cystinosin homolog isoform X1; protein product: MASSAIVLLLVLLIPSAFNFSLKFVNDQLRLWFDPQDVTTTFGEAINLTLWIDGYSYTKNFSVQFSDSENAFVQIEPPICRFYKDEFHNNLTTFQAIGRRPGRFIVKASVEPERFVDDQRLFVRLKVALSQPLIIISLIIGWTYTACWSSGYYPQIYLNYKRQNVVGLSFDFLHINIIGHVSYAIFNSFMYWNSAIEQEYFKRHPYGLNPVIGNDVGFAVHACFATGFTILQCYVYENGGNSISKTAKAIIILYFHIIIGAACSVWFWSYHWLDFLYVLSYIKLSTTLVKYFPQAYMNYKRQSTEGFAILNRLLDIAGGLFGILQMVINAWNFDDWQSILGDPVKFGLGVFSILFDLVFIVQHYCLYRPSHKSKNKSNKVHLKVSYHQTPA